The Nicotiana sylvestris chromosome 6, ASM39365v2, whole genome shotgun sequence genomic sequence CCCTAGCTCTCTAGCTAAGCATTCGATTAGCCTCTCGATGAGTAGCGTATACAGAAGCGAATCCAAAATTTAAATATAATAGATTTAAACTTCCATTGAACTCGTTAAACTCTAATAATTATGAGTTCTTATctaatatttattaaaattttaataaGTTTATACAtgcagacctctctataacaacattctTATATAATattcattcactataaaagtcatATTTTTCTCGGAACCGATTTTTATGTTCCTTTATAACAACACTTTACTATAACAACcaaaaaatatcggaacaaaTAAAGTTTTTATAGAAAAGTTTGACAGCACTCAGTATCGAAAGTAATAGGTTTAGAAGAAGCCATAGACTCATTCTGCCTCTAGTTGTATCACGTGCCGTTCTCGTGCTAAACCATTCTTCAAGAAACTTTAAACGCGTTCAATATGCGTGAATAAACTTGTAGGATATGCTCTTCGTCCTCCTGTTCCATGACTCATTCCCCTCTTTTTTAAACAGAGTATATAAAACTGAATTATCCACTCCtacttttttcttttctaattcgAGTACTTTCATTAGAATATTCGCATTTCAATAATTAAACTTCCTCTTTTTAATCCCCAAGCATCTAACATCTTTTTCCAAAATAACTGCACTAGCTAATTCTGTTCTGCTAATTATTGAAGGAACAAAAATGTATTCTGGTTTTAGCAGGAGGAAGCGAGTTACTGACCCGTTAGACGAAAAGGTGAAGGCTCAGATCATTGGCTGTGATAAACATGAACTCGGTTACTTCAGCAGCGGAAGCGAACACAGCGCTCACGCCGATTATGATGTCGCTTCTCCTAGTTTTTCCGATCTCGTTTTCGGTTATCCTGAAAACAATGGCCAAAACGAGTCACCTGAAAATGATTCAGATTCTGAGACCGACGTATCAAGGTATGAATCAACGGACACGATTGAAGATACTCCGAAGTCTATTTTCCAAAGCGATCTCGATTTGTACCGTAATGTATTGGCGTCTTGTATTGCTAAGGCATTGGAAGTGTTTTCATGTGCAAAATCGAATAAATCGATACTCCAGAGGAATGTAATGGCATATTTGACAAATTTCGGTTACAATGCGGCGGTATGCAAGGCGAAATGGGAGAGTTCCGGTGGACTTGCAGCCGGAAACTATGAGTTTATTGATATTATCAGATTAGATTCAGCCAATCGGATCGTCACTCGTTACTTCGTCGATCTCGATTTCGCAGCTGAGTTCGAAATCGCGAGGCCGACGAATCAGTATGAAAAACTACTACAGTCATTGCCGAAGGTTTTTGTTGGCAAAATTGAAGACTTGAAGCAGATATTGAGAGTAATGAGTGACGCCGCGAGACGGTCGTTGAAAAGCAGAGGCCTTCACATTCCTCCGTGGAGAAAACACCGGTTCATGCAGAACAAGTGGCTCGGTTCGTACAAACGGACAACTAATATCATGCCGTCGGCGAACTCGCCGGCGTGGTTATCTCCGTCAAAGGATACGAGTGGAATAAAGTGCAGGACCGTCGGGTTTCACGCTGCCGCCGTGAACGGCGGTCTGTTGTTTCCCGCGACAACCCGTACTAGATGAGATACCAGCAATTAATCAAATTTTTGAATAACGTAATTAATAGTATCGCTTATTGTCCTTTTCATTTCATATTACTTGTATTTGATTAGACTTGGaattttattaacaagattatTTGATTCGTACTTTGTACTTTATACTGACAGTGTTCTGAATAAAAATGTAAACCTACTAATTGAAAAATTATTCCATAAGAATTATTTACATGTTTAAATTCAACAGTTTGATGAATAAGTTGTTTCAATTATTAACATTCGCCAAATCTCCTGAGTAATAAACCAAGAATATTTATATATTGACAGTTATTCCGATTAGCTCTTTAATTTACATGAACAAGTACAGTGCTTTTGCATTGAGCATGTTTTCAATATTGATATATTGGCAGTATTCCGAGCAACTCTTtaatttaaaatttcattttGAAAAATTAGAAGGGTTGTAGTTGCCAAATCTGGTACATGAACAAGGGCATGTTTTGGAGAAAATCAGTTTATTGCTCACCACTACAGGATTTTCACCGACTAGTGATTCGAGTTGTATTCACTCTCTTTGTAGAAATATTGTTAGTCTCCTAAACTAGCGTTTTATCACAATAAAACAAGTACTAATTAGGTATTTTATGTCCATCAAATTAGGATAAATTAATATTAGTGTGATTGTTTAATTTATCCACAATATGTACGCGACAAATGCACATTGCATTTTGTGTACATTGTCTAGCTAAGGTTTCACGTGCCGTTAGATGTGGGAAAGTAggatttttaagatttttaattgAGTGGTCAGAGCAGCTTAGTTGACACTTGTGTATTGGgtaaagttaaaacttgcatattggaggtgacgtgtcatgacacgtgcaTTAGTCAAAGAGTTATAattagccaagaggcacgagcaACAACAGATATGAGAGAAGGTGATGAAAGAGGTACGGGCAGTTATTCAAATAGTACAGCGCATGAGAGTCCAAAttcatgacacgtggattagtcaAATGGTCAAAGAGTTATAattagccaagaggcacgagcaACAACAACTATGAGAGAAGGTGATGAAAGAGGCACGGGCAGTTATTCAAATAGTTTGGCCCCCGTACCTATTTAAATCATTTAAAGCTCAAAGATCAAGAAGAATCAAGGAAATGAATCTGACAGCGCATGAGAGTCCAAATTCAGTATTTAACATACATTAAATactgaatacgttagagaatttgtatttaaTGTAAATGATTGAGTAACGTTTCTTttattgtcatttattgctcataattgccttaTTAAGACAAAGGCAATAAACATATCTCCAAAACCATTATAAAAGGGAGAATGCTGAACATTTGTAAGGACAGAGAAGactattggaatatactgatttactttgctttcttcTGCTCATCTTGTTATTGTTGAAAGCCAATTTCTACATTCTTTCGATTATCAGTAACCCATGTTCTTcaaaattctagctttgactaaaattctattttttggttaaacaaattggcttcgttaccgggaatctgataatctattttcttttcacctaaccttccttgttgcatcaactatgtcgaCTAACTATGTCAATACtcaaggaaaccaagagaaccaacaaagtcaGGGGGATCCACAAAATATCAACATTCAAGTTCCTGCTCCGCAAGATTCTCCACGACAATCTCGCGAGGGTTCTCCTGATGAATCTCAAACaaacgagtatgctcaatttcaaaacatggaagccgctgatgaagctttgcagaaattaattaCTGCTCATGTCAACAGAGCCGTTGCGACACTTGTTAACCGGTTACTTGTTGCAACACCCGcacctactccaaataataacactatagaaaacCCTTGTTCCGGGCTCGTTAACTCAGGCAGTGGTGGAACCCCCAATAACTCACAGGAGGGAGAACCAGGTAATGCAATTAATTCTGATTTGCAAACTTTAGTACTAACCTcgcagaaacagcttaaggagcaaagtgaacgcatagagcaaatacctgggGTGCCACCTATAATCAAGGGGGTAGACATGGATAAgtattcacaacaaccttggaagccaagtgctgctccgcTCCCAAtcccaaaaaagttcaaaatgcctgatattccaaagtatgatggaacaacagacccacgatACCACGTGACTGCCTTCACAACGGGTGTAAAGggcaacgatttgactaagcaggagattgaatcggttctagtcaagaaatttggtgaaacactcatcAAAGGAGCATTagcatggtattctcttttacctgaaaattctaaaattcttttgttgagcttgcagattctttcatcaaagcacactcgggagctcaaaaagtggAAAAacgaatggaggatattttcaaaatcaagcagggagattcagaattgcttagagagtTTGTGCACagatttcaacgtgaaagaatgacattgccgtgtgtacctgacaactgggcagctatagcctttacaagcaatttgaatgaaaaaagttcggAAGCTACAAGGAGGCTCAAGGAATGCCTtcgtgaattcccagctacaacgtggaatgatgtttacaacaggtatagtacgaagttgaggattgaggaagatattGTGCCacgatctcaaaaagaagaaaatatacgCCCGAGATGGGCAGAGACCGACAAAAGGTCCGataaaaacaggtacgagccttatatgggacctgcgggaaaagACTCACGATCAAAACAGGACGACCAAAGGCATTATCGCAAGCCAAGGCACAGAGAAGCAGGTTCCTCATCGAAATTCAGGAACGAGCGAAACTATTATGAGTCATGGGACGATGATAGAAGTTTAAAAGCGAGGTTTGGAGGTTACAACTTTAATGTCAGCACTTCTGAGCTCGTAGCCGTTTTGAGGagtatgggagataaggttcgatggccaaaggaaatgaggtctaatccaaacaggcgcaaccctgaccattggtgcgagttccaTAATGACCATGGACATAAAACAGCAGATtgtagatttttacaaagtgagattgatcatttattaaaacaaggatatctcaccgagttattcagtgagaaaggcaagcaagcttatatgaaaaacaggcaGGAGCCTCAAAATCCCCCTATCCCAAAAGAACTGTTaatgttataagtgggggtgaaggcATCAATGGTGTATCATATACTGCAGCCAACAAAGTTTCCAAAGTaactattacccaagggaaacgggtgcggcaggttcTAGAAGAAGAcaatattacattcaatgatgcagatgCTGACggcgtattaacccctcataacgatgcactggtaatatctctaaTTGTTTTTGAtgctaatgtgaaacgagttttaattgatccaggtagttccgtgaatattattttgctaagagtattacgtgagatgcaagttGAAGAGAAaataataccaaaggcgcatactctatctggattcgaTAATTCCAGTGTCGTCACAAAAGAAGAATTAACACTCACCACTTTTGCTGAAGgggtcgtcaaagatacaaagttccaggtagtagacatggagatggcttataacatgattctggggagaccatggatccatgaactggatgttgttcctttaaccttgcatcaagttatcaaattcctATCGCCATGGCGAATTTGTCAAATTCGCGGAGATCATCATACATCCAGGGCTATTAATTCTGTTGCAGATACAAGCACTAGAAATGAaggcaaatagcaatcacagaaggtagttgaggacaccacaacacagacctcaactgaacaagtgtgaacagatgtagactcaagacctgataccattcaagaaccataAGAGAATGAAGACATCAAAACAACGATAGAGGAATTAGAACCTGTCGTGTTGTTTGCTCAgtggcctgataaaaaagtctatgtcggggctaatcttgaccaaggaatgaaaggtaagttaatcgaatttttgaaaactaacattgactgctttgcttggtcccactccgacatgacaggaataccaccggaggtgatgactcataaactaaataaAGATCCGTCATATACTCCTGTGAAGCAAAAGAAATTAGGGAattttcaagaatcaggtgattcaagaagaagtccaaaaattgctaaaaatttgTTCCATTCGAGAGGTCATGAATTGTTAAGTTTtctagatgcatattcaggatataatcagattaaaatggatccggcagatgaagaaaaaacttcattcataacagacagggggacttattgttataaagtaaatccctttggtctaaagaatgcaggtgcaacgtaccagagattaaagccattgaagaaatccctgatatactTACAAACAAAAAAGAAGTTCAAAGGTTAACAAGGAGAATTGCGGCTTTGGGAAGATTCAtctctaaatcatcagagaagtaTTTTAAATTCTTCTCAACTCTTAAaaagcaggatcattttgaatggaatgaggaatgccaacaagcacttaggaatttgaaaacgtacttatcaaatctgcctctattggcaaaaccaaaggctggggaaaagcTACTCTTATACCTTGCTGTTTCGGAGGTGGCAATAAGTgctgttttggtccgagaagagcaaggtaaacaatcacctatctattacgtaagtaaatctttgttagatgcagaaACGAggtatcctcaattagaaaaacttgcacttgcgttaatcatggcatctaggaagttaagaccttactttcaatgtcatcctCATTGTGGTAACTACCTACTCTTTACGTAACATactacataagcatgagttatcaggtaggttaagTAAAcgggcaatagagttaagtgaatacgaaattgcataccaacctagaactacTATAAAATCGCAagtattagctgatttcgtggctgattttagtcagaGAATACAGTTAGAAGCAGAAAGAGAATTACTGGTGTTCAATGGAGCCAACctaggaacttggactttattcactgatggctcatctaacgTGAGAAGAGCAGGTTTGGGATAGTaatggtaccacctacgggtgaaaccattcggcaagctattaaatgtcattccataactaacaatgtggcagaatatgaggctatgattgcaggtttagaactggcacgagaaCTTGACATAAAttagattataatcaagagtgattcactactcgtagttaatcaaatgctggggacttatacagccagggaagcaaggatgcagcagTATTTAaaaaaggtacgggaattgataaaataatttcaaTATtggaaaattagacaaatacccagggacgaaaatcttgaagcagacgccctagctaatctcgtATCCGCGGCCGATGTGGCAAACGATGCAAATGCCTCagtgatacatttatttcattcagttatTGATCCTGATGttaacgaggtaaattttaataatttaacttgggattggaggaacgaaattgttgcttttttgtAGTATGGAACCGTTCCTGATGACAAGAGAAAGGCTTGTGCACTTCGAAGAAAAGCTGCTTGATACTGCTTAAAACAAGGCAATatatatcgtaaaatgttcggtggtccatTAGCAAGATGTCTTGGACCTTCGCAAAcagagtatgtaatgagagaagTACACGAGGgtcattgtgggaatcacgcaggtggCAGATCATTGATAAGAACCttgattagggcaggttattactggcctaaaatggaagaagaggcagaaagtttcgtggccaaatatgataaatgccaaaggtacggtaacaatatgcatagacctacGGAAttgttacatccggtcattgcaccatggccatttatgaaatggggaatggatatcatgggtccattaccgcaagcaaaaggacaggtaaaatttttgcttgttctcactgattattttactaaatgggtagaggcaggcGCATTCAAACAGGTGCAATAAAAGGAAGttagagattttatttggcgaaatatcatatgtcgattcggcgtatcaaaggaaatcgtatgtgataatggccctcaatttattggagctcaggtcacagaattttttcaaagctggcaaattaaaaggattacgtcaacaccataccatccagtgggtaatgggcAGGCAGAGTCAACAAACAAGATTATCATTAACAATTTGAAAAAGCGTTTACGAGAAGCAAAAGGTAactggcctgaagtgttacctggggttttatgggcatatcgaacaactgcTAAAACAAGTACGGGTGAAACACCATTCTTGTTGGTTTACGAAGCCGAATCCTtgattccagttgagataggagagccgAGCACACGGTTCATGCAGGCAACGGAGGAGTCTAATAGCGAAGAGATGCAGGTCAATCTTGATTTACTCGagggaagaagagaagctgcattaataaggatggcagcacaaaaacaagtcattgaacgatattacaaccgaaaagcgcatctcagattcttcaaaattggggacttcgtactTAAAAAGGTCTTTCAATCTACAAAGGTAACTAACTCaaggaaattaagtccaacatgggaaggaccctacagaatTAGTGATGTTGCAGGAAAGGGAGCGTATgaactggaaacaatggatggcaagatactgccttcacattggaatgttgttcatgaagagatactatttctaagaaaaacccacggtcaggtataaccattttaaattttatttttgaattattaattttactaacaattttagatgataggcaaaaagctagcccgtactaaatgatgagtcacgacctttaaggcacatggagtaacccaaaattcctggcctagggttacaattattctgatagaaatgaaaacgggttatgcagtcttcatctataatcgtccctccgagtcctgtatgtttttcctttttaggAAAAGGATCAAGATGAGAGAAACAAACAAGTGCTCAAGGCTTCAAACTtcaacgctcaaacacttgggtgactacataatatacacagacaTATGTGTGAAAATCAAGCAAAgatttgaggaaaaaatcaagtTTAGAAGAAACAAGTGCAGAGCAAAAGTTACGAAGTTACGATATTCATAGCATTCACTATAGTGTTCTTTCCCATTAAGGCAATGAAGAGCTATGGAATTCATCCATCATAGTGTTCTtctcatgagaacaacagagtcactTCTCAAACCCTTCCTAATACATGGAGTTAGGATAATGACTGTAACCATAAGGAAAAACCTTGTGTgtatcatttttcttttgtaaaaatctgttacaagaaaaacagttacgagaaagctATAGATGTAAtccaaatacatgtaaagtattattcaaaaacttgtcaaagttcaTAAATAAAAAcctgtcaaagttatttcaaacaaACCATGTATGTTCCTATtcctttcatcgtattataacaccattatgaagttgagacgtcttcttcattaagtgtcgaaaatATAAAAGGGCcatcttttataaaactcatgttatTAAGTCATGAGATTAATCATAGagcattttcaaatgataaaaATGTAAGCTATTCTTTAAGTCCTTAAATATAAAAGGCAATAATAGAATGAATAGAAGTaataaaaacttcttaatatattTAAAATCTAAAGACTAAGTATAAACTTAGTCATCAAAATTGTTTTATATGGATGCCCCATAATAGGACCTGGGGACTTTTTCCTTCTAAAAAAACCCTTAAAAACAAACTAAGGGTTTGATCATTATCTTCCAAAAAGAGGGGAAAAAAAGTTAAGATATAAAAACTGGTCATTGGGAGACAGGAGCATCAGAAATAACGGTGTCAACATCAGAAGGAGCAGCCACAAGCACGGTGTCAACTTGACTTGAAACAGCAGGATCGTTGAGGTGAGCAAGAGACACGGAAGCCTCACCTTCGGGAGCTTGATCCACGGTAGCTTCAACTTCAGGAACTTGAACTAAGGCTACATCAGTTTCAGGAGTTTCAACCACGGGAGCCTCAATTGCGGGAGATGGAAAGTCCAGTGGTTGTTGAGCCTTCTCAATAGTTTCCATGACTTTAGCCAATTCTAACTCTAAATTAAAGTTCTCTTGGCTAGCCTCGGTTAAGGCATCACGGCGAGAGTTCAGAAAAGTCCAGCTTACCTCAACAGCCATTTTATCCTCGAGAAGCTCGTAGTCTCTTTCCCAAACAACAATTTCACTTTTGAGCTCTTCATTTTCAACTAAGGTGGAAATGAAAGAGATTTGAAGAGAGGCATTGGAACTTTCCAAAGCACAAATTTTATCAGTAGAGGCCCTCAAGTCCGTTTGAGTCAAGCTCTGTGCAAGATCCTTCTCATAAACATCCTTTCGACTCAGAAGTGCCTTCAATTCTTTAATCTCTTCATTTGCCTTAGATAGCTGATCTGAGAAAGAAGATTCAAGGTATTCTTTGTCCTTCTCTgcttggcttgaagaagccttggccaCTGCCAATTCCAAAGTCAATGCACGCTCCTGCTGCTCCATGTTACTCCTATTctcttgcatatcttcaatagCAATTTGTGCACTATCAAATTGCCCTTTCCAATTAGCCGCTTCTAGTTGAGCTTCATGAGTCATTTTCTCGGCCTCAAGAATTGTTTTCTCAGAGTCACGGGCCACCTTCTCTAAAAGAGAAATTCTGCCCATCAACTCTGTACCAATAAGGTTGgcctgaaaataatgaagaagGAAAGTAAGAATCCAAAAGTAAagagaaaaagaattttttttaaggaggaaaataccttcaaagtggcatgAAGAATGTCGTTCATCAAAGTCAAGCAGCTATGGCTATTCATCTTCTCTTTTTCAATTGAGTCAATCAAAGGCTTAAGCCAAACGTCTGCCTCACCAGATTTTCTCAAAAGGTTGTTGTTGGCGGGAACTTCAATAGTCACGCTCCTCATAGCAGTAGTTCTGCTAGTAGAACCAACTTCAATATGATGAACAATAGGAGGGGGAATAATCGAAGGAGGAGCCGGAGAAGAGGTGAGTGCAGTAGAAGAAGGAACGGAAATAACAGGGgccggtgtcacacctcctttttccgcacccgaggggcgcaagggagttttttccaattaaaggacaatcgaaacgggattggtttatttatttcagagtcgccacttgggagatttagggtgtcccaagtcaccaattttaatcccgaatcgaggaaaagaatgactctatattacaatctgcgtaccagaaatccggataaggaattctgttaacccgggagaaggtgttaggcattcccgagttccgtggttctagcacggtcgctcaactgttacatttggcttatttatctgattttaaatacaatatgaacttatgtgcaaactttatctttcaaccgcttttatcatttaccgttattttatcaagaattgcaacgttataaaatgtatctcgaaccacgttacaatcaatgtacccgtggtcatcgacacactttgactccgttgagatttggatttgggtcacatcaatgtgcacccaagtttaaggaaattaaattattaaaggcgcgcctaaagcgactagcgtatttattttgggtaggaccgtggaattttactaaacggtccatcccgaagtctaaacaatttttaaagcaaatatttactgagggccccgcaatttgtatttttatttgggcgaggctcatctcattcttatttttttaaggaatttgcgacgtcatggacatacatttcgaaccacgtcacaatcaatgtacccgtgattagaaacgcatttcgaatccgtcgagattcggatttgggtcacataaatgcgtacccgaatttaagaaggtaaatttattagatacgcgcttaaagagactatcgcgttattattctgggagggccgtgagatttgctaaacgacccatcctggaaactgaatgcttcgataccatacgtttaacgagggccccgcagcctgcgcgttttgtttattttcgtcgaggctcatctcgttcttatttttaaaggatatcctatagcaactacgtttcttatcgtgTTTGTCTCTATTAATTGAAAgcggtagatagtcctaattaattaaatgtttgcaa encodes the following:
- the LOC104218813 gene encoding uncharacterized protein produces the protein MYSGFSRRKRVTDPLDEKVKAQIIGCDKHELGYFSSGSEHSAHADYDVASPSFSDLVFGYPENNGQNESPENDSDSETDVSRYESTDTIEDTPKSIFQSDLDLYRNVLASCIAKALEVFSCAKSNKSILQRNVMAYLTNFGYNAAVCKAKWESSGGLAAGNYEFIDIIRLDSANRIVTRYFVDLDFAAEFEIARPTNQYEKLLQSLPKVFVGKIEDLKQILRVMSDAARRSLKSRGLHIPPWRKHRFMQNKWLGSYKRTTNIMPSANSPAWLSPSKDTSGIKCRTVGFHAAAVNGGLLFPATTRTR
- the LOC138871847 gene encoding uncharacterized protein, giving the protein MFGGPLARCLGPSQTEYVMREVHEGHCGNHAGGRSLIRTLIRAGYYWPKMEEEAESFVAKYDKCQRYGNNMHRPTELLHPVIAPWPFMKWGMDIMGPLPQAKGQVTEFFQSWQIKRITSTPYHPVGNGQAESTNKIIINNLKKRLREAKGNWPEVLPGVLWAYRTTAKTSTGETPFLLVYEAESLIPVEIGEPSTRFMQATEESNSEEMQVNLDLLEGRREAALIRMAAQKQVIERYYNRKAHLRFFKIGDFVLKKVFQSTKEKDQDERNKQVLKASNFNAQTLG
- the LOC138871848 gene encoding uncharacterized protein — encoded protein: MRSVTIEVPANNNLLRKSGEADVWLKPLIDSIEKEKMNSHSCLTLMNDILHATLKANLIGTELMGRISLLEKVARDSEKTILEAEKMTHEAQLEAANWKGQFDSAQIAIEDMQENRSNMEQQERALTLELAVAKASSSQAEKDKEYLESSFSDQLSKANEEIKELKALLSRKDVYEKDLAQSLTQTDLRASTDKICALESSNASLQISFISTLVENEELKSEIVVWERDYELLEDKMAVEVSWTFLNSRRDALTEASQENFNLELELAKVMETIEKAQQPLDFPSPAIEAPVVETPETDVALVQVPEVEATVDQAPEGEASVSLAHLNDPAVSSQVDTVLVAAPSDVDTVISDAPVSQ